Genomic window (Melioribacteraceae bacterium):
GCAATAGGAACAGTTCCAGATGTTCACTTAACCAAACGTCAATTCACATGCTTAAATTGTCACACAAAAAATGAAATTCATGGCGATGGAAAAGTTTATGATCAGCGCTACAAAATGGAGTTGCTGCCAGAATGTACTGATTGTCATTCAAACATAAGCAAATCCAACAACTATCATTCAGCTCACATCTCAAGTTTTAGCTGTAATACCTGTCATTCTCAAGATTATAATAATTGCGGGAGCTGTCATATTGGCGGTGCAGGTGCAAGAGTAGCATCTTACCAAGGATTTAAAATTGGATTGAATCCTATTTCAACAACAAAACCATACAAATATGCTGTATTAAGAAGATCACTAACGGCACCCGACAGCTGGAAAGAGTATGGTACAGCAAGTTTGGCAAATTTTAGTGTTCGTCCGACCTACAAGTACGCAACACCTCATAATATTATAAAGTGGACATCCCGCACCAAAGTAGATGCCGGCAAACCATGTTATGATGCTTGCCATATCGTAACTGACCCCGACGGTAAAGTCAGAAATAAAGAAATTTATTTATTCAAAAAAGATCTGGATAGCTGGGAAGTTACCGCAACAAGTTCTATTACTGTTGATGGCAAATTACCAGCTAAGTGGAACGTTAAATAACAATGACTACATTACAAACCAAATAGCAAAAAGGAGTATATCCATGAACCTTCGTAAATTGTTTTATCTTTTATTAATCATCCCAATTATATTTGTCGGCTGCAGCAAAGATGAAGGAACCCCAACCGACCCAGTTCCAACTGTAAATGAAGCACAAGTACTTGTTGAATACCTTGAAGCAAATGGTGATTTCTTGAATACTGGAGCTCCAGCAGTTATAACCGCTGCAGATTTACGTACAGCTCAACTCGCCGGTAAAGCTTATATTATAGATATGCGTTCAGCTACTGACTTTCAAACAAAAGGGCATATTGAAGGAGCAAAAAATGTTGCGATTAAAGATGTTGTCGCACATGTAAAAGGTATAAATGCTTCATCTTACGAAAAAATTGTCATAACTTGTTATTCAGGTCAAACAGCAGGATTACCAGTTGCCCTATTAAGATTATTGGGTTATAACAATGTATTTTCTTTAAAATGGGGCATGTCCTCTTGGAATTCTTCTTCATGTACTTCATGGAGTATGGCGGCTGTCGGTAATAATTATCCAACATTTCAAACTACTGCAAATCCTAAACCTGCTGCTGGTTCACTTCCTACAATTAATACAGGGAAAAAAACAGGAAAAGAAATTCTTGAAGAAAGAATTAATCAAATATTAGCTTCAGCAGATCCGTTTGGCGATATTAGGGTTTTACATAGTACAGTAACAGGTGGACTTTCAAATTATTTCATTCTCAATTATTGGCCAGCAGCAGACTATAATAAAGGTCATCTCCCTGGAGCCATTCAATATACACCTAAGGCAGACCTGAAACTTTCGACCTTTTTAAAGACATTGCCTACAAACAAACCAATTGCATTTTACTGCTACACTGGTCAGACTTCTGCTCAAGTTGCAACAATACTCAAGCTTATAGGTTACGATGCAAAAACTCTTATGTTTGGTGTAAATGTGCTCAACTATGATTTTATGGGAACCAATGGAATATCAAACCAATGGAAACAAACTGAAGTTAAAGAATATCCTGTTGTAACTGGTTCATAATTTTTTATATTTGAGGAGGTTTCAAAAGAAACCTCCTCAATAATCAAGAGAATCAAATGAGTGAAATGCTTGGTAATCAATATTTTATGGCGAGAAACTATTTTGCTGCACTTTCTGAGTTAGAGAAAGTATTTGAAAAAAATCCTACAAATAAATCATTAAAGAGGAAACTTATAATCTGCTATACTCAAACAAATGATTTAGAAAAAGCATTAATCCTTTTTAATGAACTCGTTGAAGAAGATATTGAATTTATTATTGAAGCCGATGCGATAAAAGATGACTGCCCTTGTCCGGAATTGGTTAAAGAACTGGACAATCCCCTCTCTACCCCTTATTTTGAAGATGAATTTGAAAATTTAATATGTCTGGGTATCATTTGGCTCTACTGTGATGTTTCAAAATCTTACGAGTATTTTAAGGAAGCACAGCATTTAAATAATCAGAATAAAGTAATTAATTTAATTCTGAAAAGAATTGAAAATTATATTATAGAACATCAAGACAATTTAGCCTGCTAAATAATTCTAATTAGTACTAATTTTATACCTTTCTGCATCATTAAAATCCCACTTTTTATTCTTATTTTTGCATAAAAAAAGAAACGCAATGCTTCCAGCTATAAATATATTTAACCTGCTACTGCCTCTTCTCTATTCAGCAGTATTTGGATTTTATGCCTTCGATTTCATTAAAGAAAAAAAGAGATTCAAAAACTTTAAAAGAATTGTTCTGTTTTTGACACTAATTGCCCACTCCCTTTATCTAGTTTTTCGGACTGTTGAGTATAACCACACTCCAATAACCAATAAATTTGAGATATTTTCTATAATCGCATGCTCAATTGCATTTTCCTACTTTATTTTGGAATTATTTACAGACATAAGAGGAACCGGAGCCTTTATTTTATTTTTTGCGTTGGTGTTTCAGATTATTTCATCCCTATTTGTCCCCGATACCTATTTGGTCCCCGAAGTATTAAGGGACCGTCTTCTAGGTATCCATGTGATAAGTGCAATACTTGGATATTCAGGTATAACAATCTCGGCAGTGTATGGACTTCTATATCTAATTCTTTATAAGAATATTAAAGCGAACAGATTTGGATTTTTCTTCGAAAGACTTCCAAACTTAGAGGTGCTCGAAAAGTTATCATATAATTCATCGGTTATAGGTTTTATTTTATTAACTGTAGCGATTGGAATTGGTTTTATTTGGCTTCCTTCAGCTTTTCCAGATTTCAGTTATTATGACCCAAAATTAATTGGGACTATAATTGTTTGGCTTTTTTACGGGTTGTCATTTATTCTCAAAAGTTCTCAGCGCTTGCTCGGTAAAAAATTAATCTACTTTACTTTGACAAGTTATTTTATTGCAATATTATCTTTAATTGTAACCAATAGTCTCGCAAAAACATTTCATTCCTTTTATTGAAAATTATTAGAAAAGAAACGCTTTAATGAATTTAGTAGCAATTTCAATCAATCATCGCTCAGCACCCTTAGAATTAAGAGAAGCACTCCATCTAAGCAATAATGAAAGTATCGAATTAATTGAGAGCTTGAAAGAATCATTTTCGGAAGGGGCGATAATATCTACTTGCAATAGAACTGAACTCTTCTTGATGCCTAAGGATAATTTAATTCATCCCGATTTCATTATTAAAAAGTTGACCTCCTTTAAAAATATTACAGGAGAAAACCCCGAGCATTATACTAAATATTTTTCGTGTGGAGCAGTTAAACATTTATTTTCGGTGGCATCAGGAATTGATTCCCTTTTAATTGGTGACAGCCAGATATTGGGGCAGGTAAAAGAAGCTTTTGAACTTTCAGATGATCTGAAATTTATTGGTCCAATTACCCGTAGAATTTTTGAAAATTCACTCCGCGTTGGTAAACGAGCAATTAAAGAAACTAGCATCGGCGAAGGAGCAATAACTGTAAGTTATGCCGCAGTTCAATTAGTAGAAAAAATATTCTCTAATCTTGAAAAAAAATCCGCTCTAATAATTGGTGCTGGCGAAACCGGAGAACTTGCCGCCATAAATCTAAAAGATAAGGGTATTGGTAAAATTTTTATTACTAACCGAACTCAATCAAAAGCCGACTTACTCGCTTCTAAATTGAACGGTGAAATTCTTCCATTCGATAACTTTAAGAAATCATTAAGTGAGTTTGATATAATTATAAGCGCTACTAGTTCAGAGAATTATATATTGGAGTTTAGCGATATTAATGAAGCGGTGAAGAAACGTGGCGGGACACCAATGGTTATTATGGATATAGCAATCCCGCGAGATATTGAACCAAAAGTAAAAAAAATTGACAGCGTTTTCTATCACGATATGGATTCACTGAAAATTATAGTTGATCAAAATTTGAGTAAGCGAAAGAGTGAGATCCCACTTGTTGAAAATATAATAATGGAAGAAATGATTTCCCTTTTCAGTTGGTATAATTCACTCGGGATTGTTCCAACAATAAAATCATTACGCGATTTTTTTGATGAGATAAAGACTGATGAACTTGATAAATTAAAGAATAAAATTACTCCGGAAGATTATCAGAAAGTAGAGGATATGACACGGAGAATGCTAGGAAGAATACTGCATAATCCAACAAAAAGATTGCGTGAAATTGCTGAATCGGGTACCAATGTTCAGGAAATTACCACGAATACTATTTTATTAAACGAGTTATTTAATTTGGATAAATCCACACATAACCGCAATGGTGATTCATAAATGAAAAAACAAAAAATTATTATAGGCTCACGGGGCAGTGAACTTGCAATGTGGCAGGCAAAATTTGTTAAAAAGGAATTGGAAAAGAAGAACAAAAATTTAGCCGTCGAAATTAAAATCATAAATACTAAAGGGGATAAAATTCTCGATGTTGCATTATCAAAAATTGGGGATAAAGGTTTATTCACAAAAGAACTTGAGAAAGAATTATTGAATGGTACAATTGATTTGGCTGTTCATAGTCTCAAAGATTTACAAACACAGATTCCCAAAGGTTTAAAACTTGCGGCGGTTACCAAACGCCATCCGGTGCAAGATGTTTTGATTGCAAGAAAAAAAGGAATAACAATTCATACTTTACCTGAAGGAGCAACTGTTGCTACCGGTTCATTGAGAAGACGAGCTCAGTTACTTCACATTCGTCCCGATATAAAAATTGAAGAATTGCGGGGTAATGTTCAAACCAGAATTAAAAAATTTGAAGATTCAAATTGGGATGCAATTATACTTGCGCGAGCCGGAATAGAAAGGTTGAAACTCAACAAGTACATTTCTTCAATAATTAGTGTTGATGAAATACTTCCGGCCGTTGGTCAAGGTGCCCTTGGAATTGAAATACATGAAAACAACAAATTTGTATTTGATACTCTCCAATCGATTAGTGATATTAATACTTACACCGCGGTAATTGCCGAGCGATCCCTATTAAGCACACTTGAAGGAGGATGTCAAGTTCCTATTGGCGCATTCGCCGAGGTTAAATCGAATGGATTGTATCTTGAAGCTGTAGTTGCGGCAATTGATGGTTCTATCTCATTTAGGAAAAAAGTTCGCGGTAAAATTAATAACCCTCAATTATTGGGAAAGCAGTTGGCTAAAGATTTATTAAAGGCGGGCGCCAATAAAATATTGAATGATATTTATATCAATGTGCGGTCATGACCGAAAAACTACTTGAAAATAAAATAGTTTTTGTATCAAAGGCGAAGGATGCAAGTTTAAGTTCCATTTCGGAATTAGAAAAAAATGGCGCAGAAGTAATTTATATGCCAACCATTTCGATTCTTCCCAAATTGTTAAGTGAGCATGAATCGAGTTTATTGAAGAATTTAGCACAGTACAGTTATTTAGTTTTCACCTCTTCTAATGCGTGTGATATTTTTTTCCGTCATGTTAATCTAACAAAACTTATTTCATCACAAATAATTATCGCGGCAGTTGGTACTACTACAGCTAAAACTTGTGCAGATTATGGATTACGTGTCGATATCATACCGAAGAAATCTAATGTTGTTGGATTAATTGAAGAGTTTGAGAAAATAGATATTGCTTCCAAAAAAATATTATTGCCGGTCTCTGCTCTTTCGGGAGATGAATTACCTGAGGCATTAACCGAAATGGGAGCGCAGGTTGATATTATTCATATTTACGATACAATTTGCGGCAGCGGTTCGGCTAATCAATATTTAATTGAAAAGGTAAAGCAGGTTGTCCCCGATATTTTTGTTTTCACGAGTCCCTCATCATTTACCTGTTTTCTAAAAATATTTAATATCAACGAACCTGAAATCTTTTTTGAAGGAAAAGTTATTTGCGCGCTTGGTCCTACTACCGAGAGTGTAATCACAAATCTTGATTTAATAGTTAATATTGTTCCGGAGACTACTACACTTAGCGGAGTTGAGGAATCTATAATAAAATATTTTTATTCTATTCAAAATATGGTATAACGGAGGAAATTTGATAAATATTCAAAATGATTTATTCTTGAGGGCTTGCAAAAGACAACCGGTTGAGAGAACCCCAATTTGGATTATGCGCCAAGCCGGTAGATATCTGCCTCAGTATAGAGCGGTGCGTGAAAAATCTGATTTTATAACAATGTGTAAAACTCCCGAACTTGCAACAGAGGTTACATTACAACCTGTTGATTTAATTGGGATTGATGCCGCAATTATTTTTTCCGATATTTTAGTTATTCCTGAAGCTATGGGTATGTCACTTGAAATGATAGAAAGTAAAGGACCAAAATTATATGAACCGATTAGAAGTGCCTCACAAATAAAGGATCTCCGAAATATCGATCCATACAAAGATTTAAAGTATGTGTTGGATGCAGTTTCCTTGACGAAAAAAGAATTAAATGGCAGAGTTCCTTTAATTGGTTTTGCCGGTTCACCTTGGACTTTAATGACCTATATGGTTGAAGGAGGCGGTTCAAAAAGTTTTTCTGAAATTAAAAAATTTATTTATAATCAGCCCGCCGCTGCTCATAACCTATTGGAAATAATAGCAGATAATGTTGCTGATTATTTATCCGCAAAAATTGAAGCCGGTGCAAATGCTATTCAAATATTCGATACGTGGGGTGGGCTCCTTGCACAACATGAATTTTTAGAATTTTCGCTTCAATACATTGAAAGAATAATTTCAAAAATTAAAAGAAAAGATGAGCCGGTAATTGTATTCGCAAAAGGTGTTCATCATAATTTAGATAAATTGGCAAATTGTGGAGCGGATGTTATTGGACTTGATTGGACGATGAATCTCGGTGAAGTAAGAAAAACTGTAGGAAATAAAGTTGCTCTTCAGGGTAATCTTGACCCAACAATTCTTTACGGCAGCGAAGATAAAATAAAGGAAGAGACAATTAAAGTATTATCATCCTTTGGTATTGGAAGTGGACATATATTTAATCTTGGGCATGGAATTCTCCCAGATGTTGAGCCGGCTAAAGCAAAATTTCTTGTTGATATTGTGAAATCGGAGAGCAAAGCTTTTCATAAATAATATTATAGTTTTAAAGGAAAATAATGTTTGATATAAATTTAGATTTAATTAAAAAATATGACCGTCCCGGTCCACGATACACAAGTTATCCAACCGCTCCCCAATTTAATGCCGAGTTTGATTCAGAAAAATTTAGGGATGAAATTATCAGAACCAATAGTGATCTTAATCCTCCCGATTTATCTCTTTATTTTCATCTCCCCTATTGTGATACTTTATGCTACTTCTGCGGATGCAACATGATTATCACCCGCAATAGAGACAGAATTGGTGAATATATAAAGTATATAAAAAATGAGATTGATTTAACCCGTACACTTGTAAAAACCGGTCGGCAGGCAGTGCAATTACATTGGGGAGGCGGAACACCAACGCACTTAAATCCCGATGAGATAGTAAATCTTGCAACGTATATCAATCATAGTTTTACATTTACTGCTGGCGCTGAAAAGGGCTGTGAGATTGATCCGCGCGGTTTAACTCGTGAGCATTTAGAAGCACTTCGTCAATCGGGATTCAATAGAATTAGTATGGGAGTTCAAGATTTTTACGAAAAAGTTCAAGTTGCAGTAAATAGAATTCAACCTGAAGAGATGACAAGACAAGTTGTTACCTGGGTTAGAGAACTTGGCTTTCAAAGTATCAATCTTGATTTAATTTATGGTTTACCTTTTCAAACTGAAGAAACCTTCGCAAAAACTGTCGATGCGATAATTGATATCTCCCCCGATAGAATTGCAGTTTTTAATTATGCGCACGTACCTTGGATGAAGAAACACATGGAATTAATAAAGGCTGAAGATTTGCCTACGCCGGAAGAAAAACTAAATATCCTTAAAATGACGATTCAAAAACTTACAACTGCTGGTTACGATTTTATAGGGATGGACCATTTTGCCAAGCCCAATGATGAATTAGCTATAGCACTGCGTGAAAAAAAACTATACAGAAATTTTCAAGGGTACAGCACTCACGCCGGAACAGACCTATATGGATTTGGAATAACAAGCATTAGCCAAATTGGACGCTGCTATTCTCAAAATGTAAAAAAAGAAAAAGAATATTTTGACGCACTAAATAATGAACGCTTTCCGGTGGAAAGAGGTTTTTATCTCAGCGAAGATGATATTATACGCAGACATGTGATCACAAAATTAATGTGCGATTTTGAACTGGATATAGCTGGCGTTAATAAACTATTTAACATAAGATTCACTGATTATTTTGCGACTGCGCTGAAGGGATTACAAGAATTTATTGATGACGGATTGGTTGAGTACCAAAATGATAAAATAAGAATTACCGATATGGGAAGATTATTAATCAGAAATATCGCGATCAATTTTGATTGGTATATCGAGCAAAAAAACGATAATGCTAAATATTCAAGAACTGTATAAATTAGAGATACAGATTTACTGCATCTCCATTTGAAATTAACTATTTGCTCTCTGAATCTACTTTTAGTGTCGGCGGATTTGTATTTAGAATAACTACTGTATAGTTTCTATCTTCTGCGGCATTAAATGGGATAGAAGGAGAAACACTTTGACTTTGAATTACTGCGGTGG
Coding sequences:
- a CDS encoding rhodanese-like domain-containing protein, whose amino-acid sequence is MNLRKLFYLLLIIPIIFVGCSKDEGTPTDPVPTVNEAQVLVEYLEANGDFLNTGAPAVITAADLRTAQLAGKAYIIDMRSATDFQTKGHIEGAKNVAIKDVVAHVKGINASSYEKIVITCYSGQTAGLPVALLRLLGYNNVFSLKWGMSSWNSSSCTSWSMAAVGNNYPTFQTTANPKPAAGSLPTINTGKKTGKEILEERINQILASADPFGDIRVLHSTVTGGLSNYFILNYWPAADYNKGHLPGAIQYTPKADLKLSTFLKTLPTNKPIAFYCYTGQTSAQVATILKLIGYDAKTLMFGVNVLNYDFMGTNGISNQWKQTEVKEYPVVTGS
- a CDS encoding tetratricopeptide repeat protein, with protein sequence MSEMLGNQYFMARNYFAALSELEKVFEKNPTNKSLKRKLIICYTQTNDLEKALILFNELVEEDIEFIIEADAIKDDCPCPELVKELDNPLSTPYFEDEFENLICLGIIWLYCDVSKSYEYFKEAQHLNNQNKVINLILKRIENYIIEHQDNLAC
- the ccsA gene encoding cytochrome c biogenesis protein CcsA codes for the protein MLPAINIFNLLLPLLYSAVFGFYAFDFIKEKKRFKNFKRIVLFLTLIAHSLYLVFRTVEYNHTPITNKFEIFSIIACSIAFSYFILELFTDIRGTGAFILFFALVFQIISSLFVPDTYLVPEVLRDRLLGIHVISAILGYSGITISAVYGLLYLILYKNIKANRFGFFFERLPNLEVLEKLSYNSSVIGFILLTVAIGIGFIWLPSAFPDFSYYDPKLIGTIIVWLFYGLSFILKSSQRLLGKKLIYFTLTSYFIAILSLIVTNSLAKTFHSFY
- the hemA gene encoding glutamyl-tRNA reductase; amino-acid sequence: MNLVAISINHRSAPLELREALHLSNNESIELIESLKESFSEGAIISTCNRTELFLMPKDNLIHPDFIIKKLTSFKNITGENPEHYTKYFSCGAVKHLFSVASGIDSLLIGDSQILGQVKEAFELSDDLKFIGPITRRIFENSLRVGKRAIKETSIGEGAITVSYAAVQLVEKIFSNLEKKSALIIGAGETGELAAINLKDKGIGKIFITNRTQSKADLLASKLNGEILPFDNFKKSLSEFDIIISATSSENYILEFSDINEAVKKRGGTPMVIMDIAIPRDIEPKVKKIDSVFYHDMDSLKIIVDQNLSKRKSEIPLVENIIMEEMISLFSWYNSLGIVPTIKSLRDFFDEIKTDELDKLKNKITPEDYQKVEDMTRRMLGRILHNPTKRLREIAESGTNVQEITTNTILLNELFNLDKSTHNRNGDS
- the hemC gene encoding hydroxymethylbilane synthase codes for the protein MKKQKIIIGSRGSELAMWQAKFVKKELEKKNKNLAVEIKIINTKGDKILDVALSKIGDKGLFTKELEKELLNGTIDLAVHSLKDLQTQIPKGLKLAAVTKRHPVQDVLIARKKGITIHTLPEGATVATGSLRRRAQLLHIRPDIKIEELRGNVQTRIKKFEDSNWDAIILARAGIERLKLNKYISSIISVDEILPAVGQGALGIEIHENNKFVFDTLQSISDINTYTAVIAERSLLSTLEGGCQVPIGAFAEVKSNGLYLEAVVAAIDGSISFRKKVRGKINNPQLLGKQLAKDLLKAGANKILNDIYINVRS
- a CDS encoding uroporphyrinogen-III synthase is translated as MTEKLLENKIVFVSKAKDASLSSISELEKNGAEVIYMPTISILPKLLSEHESSLLKNLAQYSYLVFTSSNACDIFFRHVNLTKLISSQIIIAAVGTTTAKTCADYGLRVDIIPKKSNVVGLIEEFEKIDIASKKILLPVSALSGDELPEALTEMGAQVDIIHIYDTICGSGSANQYLIEKVKQVVPDIFVFTSPSSFTCFLKIFNINEPEIFFEGKVICALGPTTESVITNLDLIVNIVPETTTLSGVEESIIKYFYSIQNMV
- the hemE gene encoding uroporphyrinogen decarboxylase — encoded protein: MNIQNDLFLRACKRQPVERTPIWIMRQAGRYLPQYRAVREKSDFITMCKTPELATEVTLQPVDLIGIDAAIIFSDILVIPEAMGMSLEMIESKGPKLYEPIRSASQIKDLRNIDPYKDLKYVLDAVSLTKKELNGRVPLIGFAGSPWTLMTYMVEGGGSKSFSEIKKFIYNQPAAAHNLLEIIADNVADYLSAKIEAGANAIQIFDTWGGLLAQHEFLEFSLQYIERIISKIKRKDEPVIVFAKGVHHNLDKLANCGADVIGLDWTMNLGEVRKTVGNKVALQGNLDPTILYGSEDKIKEETIKVLSSFGIGSGHIFNLGHGILPDVEPAKAKFLVDIVKSESKAFHK
- the hemN gene encoding oxygen-independent coproporphyrinogen III oxidase encodes the protein MFDINLDLIKKYDRPGPRYTSYPTAPQFNAEFDSEKFRDEIIRTNSDLNPPDLSLYFHLPYCDTLCYFCGCNMIITRNRDRIGEYIKYIKNEIDLTRTLVKTGRQAVQLHWGGGTPTHLNPDEIVNLATYINHSFTFTAGAEKGCEIDPRGLTREHLEALRQSGFNRISMGVQDFYEKVQVAVNRIQPEEMTRQVVTWVRELGFQSINLDLIYGLPFQTEETFAKTVDAIIDISPDRIAVFNYAHVPWMKKHMELIKAEDLPTPEEKLNILKMTIQKLTTAGYDFIGMDHFAKPNDELAIALREKKLYRNFQGYSTHAGTDLYGFGITSISQIGRCYSQNVKKEKEYFDALNNERFPVERGFYLSEDDIIRRHVITKLMCDFELDIAGVNKLFNIRFTDYFATALKGLQEFIDDGLVEYQNDKIRITDMGRLLIRNIAINFDWYIEQKNDNAKYSRTV